The Xanthomonas indica genome has a segment encoding these proteins:
- a CDS encoding type IV secretion system protein — protein MFGKKPVESENVNKAVAKAVNYEISIADLARRSERRAWWIAFAAIIMCLLLGGGYYYMLPLKEKVPYLVMADAYTGTSTISVLRNSGDVQSVTNSEALARSNVARFITARESYDSEMMGLNDWNTVFSMAPRNTSVGAEYFNLHAPNNPSAPYYTYGKARSIRVKILSISLLGGGGKPYNGANVRFQRSIYDKKTGQSTLLDNKFAIMGFRYNSNLAMEDELRVQNPLGFQVTDYRVDNDYSAMPVPPSSAVQTPAAGAVQQPAAAQMPGAAGQVPMQQMPAQPMAPGAGGTMPVPQQAPMASPGGAPVYPGTQPATAPPAPNVAPQHNGNGANVR, from the coding sequence ATGTTCGGTAAAAAGCCGGTCGAAAGCGAAAACGTCAACAAAGCGGTAGCGAAGGCGGTCAATTACGAAATCAGCATCGCTGATCTGGCGCGCCGCAGCGAGCGCCGTGCGTGGTGGATCGCGTTCGCCGCCATCATCATGTGCCTGCTGCTCGGCGGCGGGTATTACTACATGCTGCCGTTGAAGGAGAAAGTGCCGTATCTGGTGATGGCGGATGCGTACACCGGCACGTCCACGATCTCGGTGCTGCGCAACAGCGGCGATGTGCAGAGTGTCACCAACAGCGAAGCCTTGGCCAGGAGCAACGTGGCGCGCTTCATCACTGCGCGTGAGTCCTACGACTCGGAGATGATGGGGCTCAACGACTGGAATACGGTGTTCTCGATGGCGCCGCGCAATACCTCGGTAGGGGCCGAGTATTTCAATCTGCACGCGCCGAACAATCCGTCGGCGCCGTACTACACCTACGGCAAGGCACGCTCGATTCGGGTCAAGATCCTGAGCATCTCGCTGCTCGGTGGCGGCGGCAAGCCCTACAACGGTGCGAACGTGCGCTTCCAGCGCAGCATCTACGACAAGAAGACCGGGCAGTCCACGCTGCTCGACAACAAGTTCGCCATCATGGGCTTCCGTTACAACAGCAACCTGGCCATGGAAGACGAACTGCGGGTGCAGAATCCGCTCGGGTTCCAGGTGACCGATTACCGGGTCGACAACGACTACTCGGCCATGCCGGTTCCGCCATCGTCCGCCGTACAGACGCCTGCCGCTGGCGCGGTTCAGCAGCCGGCGGCCGCGCAGATGCCGGGAGCTGCAGGACAAGTGCCGATGCAGCAGATGCCGGCCCAGCCGATGGCGCCGGGCGCTGGCGGCACGATGCCGGTCCCGCAGCAGGCGCCGATGGCCAGCCCGGGCGGCGCGCCGGTCTATCCAGGGACGCAGCCCGCTACTGCGCCCCCTGCACCCAACGTTGCACCTCAGCACAATGGTAATGGAGCGAACGTTCGATGA
- a CDS encoding toxin co-regulated pilus biosynthesis Q family protein yields MFRLIATLSAVALLSACATRPAPDFRGKWKPVNRFSESTMEIPLYSSYVYQAIPMDGTLKTMLERWAKDSNMQLSYGIQSDYTLYAPVAKINTTSIQQAVAELSVVYAQEGLSVTAAGNRILVQPSSSVSGAPAASGSTK; encoded by the coding sequence ATGTTTCGGCTGATCGCTACGTTGAGTGCCGTCGCGCTGTTGAGCGCCTGTGCAACCAGGCCCGCGCCCGACTTCCGTGGCAAGTGGAAGCCGGTCAATCGTTTCTCCGAGTCGACCATGGAGATCCCGCTGTACTCGTCTTACGTGTACCAGGCGATCCCGATGGACGGCACGCTGAAGACGATGCTCGAGCGCTGGGCCAAGGACTCGAACATGCAGCTGTCCTACGGCATCCAGTCCGACTACACGCTGTATGCGCCGGTCGCCAAGATCAACACCACCAGCATCCAGCAGGCGGTCGCCGAACTGAGCGTGGTCTATGCGCAGGAAGGGCTGAGCGTGACTGCCGCGGGAAATCGCATCCTGGTGCAGCCGTCGTCGTCGGTGAGCGGTGCGCCGGCGGCAAGCGGCAGCACGAAGTGA